One Takifugu flavidus isolate HTHZ2018 chromosome 3, ASM371156v2, whole genome shotgun sequence genomic window, ACACATTGCAGCGGTATGGTTTGTCACCTCCTGGAAGAGAACATAAGCGTCGTGGTTGAAATGGGAACTCAATGCAAATAAAGCGGCAGGTTACCGGTACTCCTCAACTCACCTGTGCAGGCAGGTTTGGTTCCTTGAGGACTTCCAGAGTAGCAGTAGGGAACATAGTAACTCTCATGCTTGATCGCAGGTTGATGTTTGGTCTCTGAGGGGGAGACGTGAGACTAATGAAGAAAACTGCCACTGAAAATCAATGCGTGCCACTTGAAGGAGGGTTTGTTTTTACCTCTTTCAACCTGGGAAGGGGGAGGAACTGTTGCGTGATCCACAGAGGGGGGTGGCCCCAGGGGAGGGGCTCGGCCAGAACCCTCATAGCAGGAGGCCTGCCCCTGTCTGAGGTGAGAGCAGAGTTTAAAATTTGCtaaaatttcttttttcttgataTTATCTTTGAGTTGTCAACGTCTTACCTAATAATCTGACCAGGCACTTCTCCAGACCACTCCTCTGTTGGTGGGTTGGGGGTCGGACCCTTCCCATTTGCAGTGGGGGATGAGCGACTTGCTGGTTCCTCGGTATCCTCTTCTTTGACTGAGGTGGCTGCACAGAGGGGGTTGAGGACAATGTACTTGTATTTTTTCCAGTTGCAAGCCTTTGGGTCCGGCGAAGCTTTGACGTCAGCCTGGAGAAACAGAATTCAGTCAACCTGCTTGAAGCTCTAAGAAAAGCGGTGATTTCCAACTTCCACACCCACCACAAGGTTCTTGTTGCATGTGTTTGACTCTGACGGGGAGTTGGGATGGCAGTTGGAGCGGGCGGGGCTTTCTGGAGACGGACTGCACATCTGTGGTGACTCCGGCCCCTCCTTCAGCCTCGTTGACCCTGGCTGGCAGGTCGGGAAAGCCCCTGGCTTGAGAGAGCCCCCAACATCCTCTGGGAGCCTGCGGTAGAAACAAAGGAAGTGCTGTAATGAGCTAGAAACTCGGACAAACAACAGACAAAAGTAAACAGGCAGTGGTGCTGGTGTCGACACATGAACAAACCAAACGGACAAGCAAGCGGGAAACTTTTGTCAGTTTTGACTAATATTCCAAGCACAAGCCTGACCTTGTAGCAATCGCTCCTGTGAGGAATTTCTGGGAGTCTGGGTATGGTGGGTCCACTCTTTTGGGATCAACAGGGGATAGAGACACCGCAGAGTCCAGCTCCAGTGGGGGACGCCTTACGCTCGTCTTCTCCCTGCTGAAAAACAACCACATGCCTCATCAATTGCTGCCAAGGTGAGAACCAAGAGTGTTTCCCCCGGTGAAACCAGGAGATGTTGCCTCACCAGTGCAGCTGCATGAACTCTCGGCAGGCATCGGCCACGTGGTCCATCTGCAAGTACGTGGCAGCACCGAGCACCCCGGAGACAACGCTCGGAGTCAGAGGGAGCCGGGAGGTGTACATGAAGTCCAGCAGCAGCGAGATGCTGGACGGGTCCAAGGTGTCAGGGAGGGACACGGTGCTGAGATGCTCTTCGCTGCCGCGCCCACGCCCCTGAAGCAACGTGCGGTGGGAGTAGAGCGAGTAGAAGAACCCGCTGAATttggagtgagagagagagagaatttagATGTGGATGGGGAACAGTATGAAGCTGTATGGCTTGGACTTTTGCACCGACCTGCAGGCCACGAGCACGGCGCAGTGCGCGCGCAACTGCACGCTGCCCACGACCAGGGTGGTGTCGGTCAGGATGCCGCGACGTCGGAGTTCGTTCAAGTTCAGCAGCACGTCGCCGGAGTGGCGTGTGAACTCCTTCACGTATCCCACAACCGAGGCCTCTGGCACTCTGTCCATCCTGTAAGCTCCCAATTTATCCATCACTCGAATCTGGGCAGAGTAAACGGATGAGGTAGAATTATGGCGTTTGTGTGCGTGGgtgcatttattttgaaataactCTAATGACTTACCTTTGTACAACTGAGAGAATAAATTTTCCCGAGTGTCCCAGACACATTTATTAGGTGAGACCAGCTCCCTACTCGTACCTGCGTGGGGTGAAAGGACCCGTGCTCCATTCATTTGTCAATCTAAATTCAGTTCATCGAGAACGCTGATGTCTAAATATGTTATGAGATAGTCCAAGAAAAGGGTTTGACAACTCACCCCGACCAGCAGGGACGAGAGCCTTTGTGCACCGCGACGACGGCCTTCAGTCCACAGCAGATGTGGCCCAGGTCCTCAACGGGTCTCTACTTGCTCGCAGCAGCACTGTGGTGGGAGCCCGACAGGAGGGAGCTCTTTATAATGTCGCGCAGGAAGCCGCCCTACAACCTGGGCTGCTTGTTTCCTCTTTCCTCAATGGCCCACGCGCACTGGAAGCAGAACAGGAAAGACCCTGGCCCAGGTCCCAACATCCAAGTATTTATAGGGGCCTATTAGTTTTTGTAAACCCCTGCAGGTCCGAGCGGAGTAATGGCAGGAAAGAATAGTGTGTTTTTCAATCGCGttgaacaaatacatttggAGATCCTCAGGGAGAGGCGGTACGTGCCTGACTATCCAGGGGTAATCAAGAGAGCACCAGTATTCCCCCACCAACGCCTTCCTACCGTCCACCCTCCTCCAGGAtagaggaaactgtcagaggAAACTGGAAGACCAGCCTATTGTTGAATAAACATGCTCTGCCGTTGTTATTGGCATTAATCAATAAGAGGTTTGGTGATTTAAGCTTTGGTATAACTTTGTTGCATGATGATTTCATATTGAGGTAGTTATAAAGGCATTATTGGGGCCATTTCTAAACTTCTACATTCTAAACAAGGTtgaatttaataaaaaatagTCTGCTTTGAACGTGtttcttgtcttgtttttatGTGATCAAATGAGCTGTGCGGCTGATATGTTCTCATCACACCTCTCAGGACAAAGTGTGTTCTTGTTGGATGCTATTATCTTAGAATGCTAAAAGTAATTCTAATAATTTATGGATTATGTACTAGTAgtacataatataataatagTAAACAGTGATGGCTGGAAGAGAATTAAAAAATCACGAGTATTTCAAAAGCGTCATTATTTAGTCATGGTTTAATTGAGTTCGGAAAGGAAAACAGTGTCACTCCGGAGCTGCCGgattgaagaaaacaagcatTACTCATCAGGCCACAACTGTGTCCGGAAGCTTCTGACTCGCTCCCTGAGAGCAGGGGCATCGTGCTAGGAGGCCTCTGAAGGAAGGAAGTCCAAACAGATCATTTTAGATGGGAGACACCTTCTCCTGTTGGTGAAAAACAACCGTGCCTCCCGCCCTGACAAAGCTGACAGATGTACAGGAACTATCCTTGTACGCGCGCACATGCACGGGCTTCACGCCGCATCCTGCAAAGCTGCTTCAGAGACGTGGATGAAAAACGCCCGCTCAGGACATCCGCCAATAATATTCATAATGAAGGAAAGCCATAGacaagagaggagggatgaagatGGAGGCGGGGGTGAGaataaaagactgaaaaacAAGCGGAAACTCACCTCATGTTCAGGACGGGGGCGACCTCGGGGTCACGGagagccaggaccaggacatTTAATTGAGGTGCTGCGGGCGTGAACTCCGAACCTTTCTTTCCGTCGCATTAGTTTTATcggaaacatcaaagaaagaggagagaaaagttgACCCCCTCCATAAGTTCCTCTTGTGTGATTGAtaatgtttttgctttttttaaaccaggtTACCGGGTCCATTTCAGAACTTATTTTAATCGAAAAGAATGTAGATAATGCAGAATTTGAAGCCTGCTTGTTTTAGCTTCACAGAAATGTGCTTATTTACTGGACATCCCATCATTATGTTTTTTAATCCTGAAAGAAACAAATTGGAAGCAGTTTTTTTTGCACGCCGTGGTTAAGGCGTGCGTGCCCTTATTTGTTTGGATGGAGGTCGGATCAATTGTACATAATAAAAAAACACGTAGGAAAACAAGGATTAACAAAACAGAGAGGGAGATGTAGGTCTCGGCTACTTCCAGGCATTGTGAGAAGAACGGATGAGGGGGGGCGGTTGAGGAAAAGTGAGAACATTACAAAACAGGTTCACCAATGGGAGGAAGCCATTGAGTCCATCCCGTTGGCAAAGCCTGGCGACGATTCGAGTGACTTCCTGTTCCCTTGGCTGCCCATCAGCGAGCATCAGCGACACCTTTGTTGTCTTATTTGGAGTTTTGaacttctgcagctgcagaaaaaaaccACTTGTGCAGTGTCCATGAGCAAATTaccctttttttaaaccctGTTAAACGTGTGTAAACAGGGATTCCCCATGTTGTGGTTTCCTGGTCGCCTGTCCGATATGGACTGAAGCCATGCTTTGAGTTTGGCTCCCGGCACTGGTGCCACGGTGTTGATGGCTCGTGCAACAATAAGCCGCCTCTCCCTGCGATCGTAGAGCTCTCTGGACATATAAGGGCAGACGGCTCACGGAAGCAGGAGccggaggagggagagggggcgGGAGAGGGGCTATCCCAGGGCCCAACCCAGCTTAAGGCACTGGCGGAGGTAGCTgatccatttaaaacaaatgacaGTGGTGAAAAGCTGTCTTCAAAGAAATGCTTTGGGATATGTGGTGGGCCTCCAAATTAAATGGTGAGTGGGGTAGAGAAAGGGGGAGATGGGGTAACTGGGACAGAGATTCAGAGCCTGTCCAGCACAACAAGACATATGGgggaaaatacagaaatacaggCCTTGTAATTcaattcatgtttatttatatagcatctgtcaTTATAAAAATTGTCCCTCGGCACTCAACGGAAAACAAGGGCCAGGCCGCCAACATATTGGCTTCAGATGTTATAACAAAATATGGAGAGTGTTGATCACTCACATACATTGGTTTGGACTGTTTGGAGATTTTTGAAGCTGAGAGAAGGTTTTAAAGGCCTAGACCTAGAAGATGACTTTGAGCTCTTTGTCACCAGTTTCCACTTCCAGAATAAACAAAcactcttctcttccttttcctgcttCTGTTTGATCTTCTTCCGTCCCGCCATCTTCAGGAGCGTCTCCTTCGGCTCCTCTCGTTCTCTTCGTTCTCTTCCCTTCCTTGAGCTCCGGCCTCAGATTTTACTCAGCGTCTTCTGgaagatttcatttttttagaGAGCTTCTTCTGGAAGTCTTCCTCTGTCTGAGAGCTCCTTCTCCAgcccctcttctttctcttccagctGGTTCTTGTGGacctcctctttttttaacagcaGCTTCTGGAGGTTTTTCTCCAGAGCCTCATATTTTGCAGCActctcctccagagctgccTGCATCATCAACTCATTCACACTTAAGATCTACCCCAGGGTCCCCATTCAGCGATAAAAACTTGTTATGATGGCTGACATGATCCTAGCAACTCTTCAACGAGCCCTGTAGGTCGTTTATCCTCTGATGCAAccatttttgctttgtttggaaGCTCAAGATGGTTTTTGAACCTTCTTGAATTTCTGGAAAagaaatagttttttttaattatttgaacttttctcaataaaaataaatcaaccttttttttttccccccaaaaccaAATCCAGAATCTCTTATTGTTCCTTGTGTGCGTGTATTCCTTCAAAAACCATTTTGAGCAATGAGGAAATCGTGGCCTTAATTATGTCTAAAATTATTAGAATTAGAAGTCAGAAAATCGCGTTGCACATCCAGTTTTGGAATAAACGTAATTATTCAAATCAAAATTTCTAATTAATTATCTGGGAATAATCATCTGGGATCTTATTTGGAGACTGCAGCAATGCACGCTGGGTAAAGGTAAAACAGCAAAACTTTCCTCATCCGGTCGCAACCACCCCccgcgcgcacacgcagctACGTCACATGTCCGGAATGCAGCAGGGATCTGCTGCTAAAGGCCTCGCGATCCATCATAAAGTAGGTTAATGGCGCTGAAGCCGAAAGAAAGTTATTTCGGGATCACTTTCACTCGCCTTCCATCACCTCAGCGGAGGCGAGCGCCGCGTTTGCGGGGCTGACTTCGTCGGGTAGGCGGCGGTTGCTTCATTGTTGCCTCGCTGGTGCGTTTTGGTTAGCCTGGGGGCGACGCACGAGCTCTGCTCGAGTTCAAAACAAGCTAACAAACAAGTGAACGGCCCTGTCATTGCAGTTAAAGATGCACAATTGTCGCTGAAAGGGGGTTCCTCTTTTAGTCTGGAGGTTTGTTTTCCTCAAAGGCGACGCGCCGAGAGCAGATTTGGACGAGCAACGAGACAGATTGTGTCCGTGGTTAcaactttgttgttgctttttaGTTTAAATCTGTACTGTGTCGCGACTGTGGACAAAAGACGAGTTTCTTTTATTTGATAATGCAGCGCTGGTTTGTAGATTAAACTGGAAGCAGGAGAATTGCGGAAGGTACTCAAAAAAGGTATGAAACGCTGATGTCGATTGAACGTACTTTGCGGACGCGCAATAGATTTTATATTCGTTTTTTAATCGCTGTCGATTTCAGCTAAATTGTCTCGCGTTattgtttagtttagttttaatGGTTCGTGTTAAGCTAAATGATGGCAAAGACGTTCCGACTAACAGGAGCCAGCTGTCTTCAGAATTAAAGCAAAGTTGCTACAACGGCCCAAGAAAATCATGTTAACTTGAGATAAAACGAATGCCATCAATTATGTTTCGTTAACCAACACATGTCAGCCACGACAGTCTTACATTTCATCCTTTTTTGCGAAGTCGAACCGTGTTTCCTAATTCTTTTCCAGGAAGAGGTTTTATTTTGATATCGCGCGTACCGGATGTTGTGTGTTTAGTTCAAGCGCGTTTCCGGCTGTCATTTCTTGAGTAGTTTATTTTGCGTTCAGATAAGCTTTcttaataattacaataaaaacagtttgtGTTTTACAATAAAATTAAACGTTTGTCTTTGAAACAGCGTAGTTATCACATGGTCGGATTAAGCGTGATTAAGCCTCCTCTGATCATCCGTAGTGGGATGGAGGCATAATCTGGTGAAAGGTTGGGAGTCATGGCCACTCTTCCCCATATGGTCCCCGTGAAACGTCAGTCCACGTACACATTGTGGatgttgggggggaaaaaggagacAAAACATTAACTATGATTACAAAGGAACACAACTGCAAGACTTTTATTATTTGCCTTTTATCCAGTATTCTAATCCTTTTACAACCTGCATGCAATCAACCTGAGTGGGGAATTATGTTCTCTGCCCTGACAATGCCGTTTGCTGCAGCTAATCCATGTTGCTATTGTTACTCGGCAGCAGAACAGACTGCATTTCAGAGCATTTCCTACATGTAAATTGATGGATTGTTTGTCCAAAAGTGCCAATTTTTGTGTAATTTATGAAAGTGTGGAAATGCTTTCACactgtgcatctgtgtttgtCAGGTGCAAGTCACCACTTTGCAGGCTCATGTATTCCACAGAGGAAACGCGCCATATTGTTATAAGCCAGGTGTTCACATTTGCAGCGACACGTGTCGGTACACAATATTTCCTgccttgtttttgtctgtgCCTCACTTGAAAATCAGTGATTCCAGGCGTGTAAACATCCAAGGACAATAACCATTGTGGCAGGCGAGGGGCAGCCTCAAATCTGCACCTGTTTGTCTCCAAAACTGCTGTTGCACGAATGTGTGTGGAAGCACACAAATACACGTTTCAGCTCAACGTGCACTGCTGCTGGAAACCCCCCAAGTGGCTTCCTCTAAATCTAGAAGCCTATTGTCCactctgtgtttctgttgccATAGGAGACAAAAAATAAAGTATCTCTCTGTTTCCATTGGTTACACGTGTGAAAAATGAGCAGCAGCTGGGATCATGGGACTCTTGTCTGACCACGGGCACTGGCTCTTATATTGTTTGCATTTAGAATACAGAAAATATACGTTTCGCTGTCGTGAAACATGACAGAAACTCTCCTTTCCTAGAAGCCTCTGCCATGTCGGGCCCCACCTGGCTTCCACCGAGAACTCTGGATAGCCCAGAGAGAGCCGGACCGCAGATGTCCCAACCTGCCGGGTCAGCGGTCTACAGAGCCCCCAACAAGATGATGGGAGGCATGTCGGACTTCCGCCCAAAATATGGCCCCTATGACCCGAACggcggcgggggaggaggggggaggtaTATGGCTTCTGCACCCACAGGTGAGAAATAACtcatcaccttttttttaatgtgaagaaGATAAACGGAAATATGTGATTTGACTTCAAAGGTGGGCCAGTTCATCATTTGAGCGATCACTATTACTCCCCTACATGCGGCCCCAAAGAAGATCGCAACTGGAGCCCCCACGTGGATGGTTACGAGTTCATGGTGGGTCTATTTTCAGTAGCTTCGACTCTGCAAAAAATCAACAGCTTTGAACGCGACGTTCTCACGTGTTTGTAGCACCGCGGTCCGGAAAAACCAGCCAGCTATCACTCCAAAATTGATGCCGACATCGACTCTCTCACCAGTATGCTCGCTGATCTGGATAGCCACACGCAGGACTCCAGCGCCCAAGTGGGGcttctctgtttttccaccaAATTTCATGCGATCGCACGGTATTGCTCGTTCCTTAGTAACTTTCTGTGTCTCCTCAGCTGTACGACAACGTGCCTTACAACAAATACCTCTCAGGGGATCATACAAGTCTGCACACCAGAACGCGGGGTCTCCTCAGAGTCGGCCAGCGATGGGCTACCCTCCTCACCCCCAAAGCCAGTACCACCCAGGGTCGCCCTACTCCAGTGAATCACCTCAGTACTCCTCTTCCCACCAGCAGGACTACTACACGTCCTCTTCCTCGGCCCCTAAGCCCTACCCTCAGCCCGTCCCAGCCTCCTACACCACCGCCTCCACTCCCACCGGGCCCAGGTTCAGCGTCCAGGTCAAAACTGCGCAGCCAGTCACATATTCTCAGACCGGGAGACAGGCTGAGCAGGCCTACACCCCACCGCCTCCCCGCCAGCACGCGCCGCGCCCTCCTCCCCAATCTCAGGCAAATCTGCAGGGTTGGTACCCTCCGCATCAAGCTCAGGAGATGCACGCCGAGGCGGGTTACAAGGGGGCGTCGGGATCTGTGGGAAGGGTTAATCAGGTTCCGCTGTCaaagagagggacagaaaacAACCAAACTGGGTCAGGAGACTTACAGACTCTCTCTTATCAGTCTAACAAGGTAGGAGTTGTTTTCAAAACCATATTTAGTAGCTTTTTTGTCTCAAAATATCCTTAAAATGCTTTATTGATACGTTCTATCTTTTTACCGTGCGATTCCACTTATtttccactagggggcagtaaaCACCAGGCCTGAGGAAGAGTTGGATCGACTCACCAAGAAGTTGGTTTACGATATGAACCACCCTCCTTCAGAGGACTATTTTGGTGCAGTCCATGCTACATTActgtcatattttattttttttactattaAAAGTATTTTAacctcctgtcccccccctccccctcaggaCGCTGCGCCCGCTGCGGAGAAAATGTGGTCGGCGACGGCAGTGGCTGTATCGCCATGGAGCAGGTGTTCCACGTGGAGTGTTTCACATGCATCACCTGCCATGCCCGTCTCCGCGGGCAACCTTTCTACGCCCTGGATAAGAAGAGTTACTGCGAAAGCTGTTACATTGTGAGTCAACAGAAAAGGCGAACGCCATCTTCTCTGCAGCCGTGGTTCCAATGCCTCGTTTTGTTTCAGAGTACGTTGGAGCGCTGTTCCAAGTGCTCCAAACCCATCCTGGACCGCATCCTGCGGGCCATGGGGAAGGCCTACCACCCGCGCTGCTTCACGTGTGTGGTCTGTAACTGCTGTTTGGACGGGGTCCCCTTCACCGTAGACGCCACCTCACAGATCCACTGCATAGAAGACTTCCACCGGTACGACCACATTTCCACACCTTTATATAAAAAAACTCTGTCATCTTCTGCAAGGTCCTGGCAAAAATATTTTGTCTCCTTTGCAGGAAGTACGCACCACGGTGTTCGGTGTGCGGCGAGCCCATCATGCCGGAGCAGGGTCAGGAGGAGACGGTCAGGATAGTCGCTCTGGATCGCAGCTTCCACGTTAATTGTTACGTCTGTGAGGTGAGACTGAAGCCAGGACCGGTTTTATACCGCGAACCGAGTGGCGTTGTTGCCTTGAACTGACCGGAGCGTGTGTCCACCAGGAATGTGGCCTCCTGCTGTCCTCTGAGGGGGAGGGCCGAGGCTGTTACCCACTGGACGGCCACATCCTGTGCAAGAGCTGCAGCGCCCAGCGCATCCAGGACCTGTCGGCCAAAATCTCCACTGACTGCTGatttaaaaacaccttttgttACTACGCTTTGTTACTCTGCCAGTTCCAGCTGACTCGCTGATCTTGGCAAGGGAGCGAAGTCTGTTACAGATCAGGTCCTGGTTAACCAGCAACCACGTTTCATTTCATTCAGCATCAGaaacttttcctttttgttgCTTCTTCTCCACCCTCGCCTCTGCGTTTTCCCACCTGACCTGCAGGCAGCTtgggctccgcccccccccagtTAGCCAAGAGGTGGGAAGGTTTTAGGATAACCGTGGAGAACTGTGAGAACTGCCTCAAACAATTAAAAAGCACACCAAGCAAAAACTGTGACTTTACACAACGGGCTGGTTTTAGGCGACTCGCAGCCTTTAGAGGGAATCTTTATGGAGACGTAGCCTAGGGAGAGAAATGTAGACAAAAGGAACGGGTAGTTCTGCGAGCCGTCTTGTTTAGCTTAGCTCTGTTCATCACGGAAGGTCACGCCGTTAAACGCAGCAGAAACGAATGTCTACCTGATACTTGACTGTTTATTAGAAGACGGTGCAATGAAGTCAGATTCGCTGTGATGAGGAGCAACAGGGTCTCGAGGGCTGCGGAACCTCCTGTTGTGTGTAACTTGATCCCTACGTGAAGACATTTTATAACATGCGAGCTAAATTTAGCATACAGTTAAGTTAATTTActtgaaatgctttttttcgGCAATACAACcttgttttgcttgttttccGTCCATGTTTGACTGTTACAGTGAGCAATGTGAACGTCTTACCTCGTggattttgatttaattaaatctGCTGGATTATTTTCCCCCCTCTTGCTAATTTATCTAGCTGATATTTCACATTAGCACTTATCTCATTTATGCTCTGGTGTCATTTGCAGCCCACGAGTACGGTAATGGCTCTGGCTGTTTATCCCCATATATAATTTATTCTATCCGTATTTGAAATGCTGTGAATTAGAGGTAAACCATTCTGGTGGTACTGAAGCAGATCTGAGGATATTTTGTTGTGAATGAACcagtttattttctaaaaaaaaagagagcatgAGAGTGGATTTATCTCCCAATACCGGATGTAGGTACtggtcattaaaatgtttttcattaccaaaataatatttaaagatttttacaGATGCAGCTTGAATTGAGTTGgagtgttgcattgtgggaaatgtaggatGTAGCGTATCATGTGGCTTTACAACATAATCTGCTGCATCGCTACAATAAACCTTTGCTCTTCTCATGTTGTCACGGtttatttttgctttcattttaatgaatttgcTAAAAATGTAGACGTAAATGATCCCAAAAAGTCAGAAATCCATCAAGGCATgttgggctgtgttttacaagtatatttattgcatttttgaCATCGGAAACATTCTTGgaagtgaaaaataaaacactgtacACATTTGTCAAAatactgaaaacactgaaaacgaAACGTGCGTTAGCACGAGGTGAAGGTCTTCCAGAAGAAGTTGCGGCAGCCTGCCTTGCGGTCTCTCTGGGAGAAGGGAACCTGGCGCCGCATCatcacctccccctccctgactccagcttcctcctcatcctcctgagGCAGGAGCAGCATCTCCCGCTCCGCAGCCATCACCTCAGAAATGATCCTCAGCAAGATCAGGATGGCCAGATCCTAAAATAGGCAAACCACGGTAAAGCGCTGGCTCCCGTAAGAGTAAACCTTTAAGTTGAAGCACTCACCTTGTCCTTTAAGGGGTCTGCTGGCAGAAGTTCTGATGGCATGTGTTTCCGTGGAGCACTGCTGacctccatcagcagcatgGAGGAAAACGAAG contains:
- the sst5 gene encoding somatostatin-1A, whose translation is MFLTPRTNRIQHTPPPPPITSSHSHPPMASSCCPEDEEDLKMKKPIYELRTLMQTVATSLAFKRHILDIKSETPEVETMLSQVQLLLVASFSSMLLMEVSSAPRKHMPSELLPADPLKDKDLAILILLRIISEVMAAEREMLLLPQEDEEEAGVREGEVMMRRQVPFSQRDRKAGCRNFFWKTFTSC
- the bcl6b gene encoding B-cell CLL/lymphoma 6 member B protein, whose amino-acid sequence is MDKLGAYRMDRVPEASVVGYVKEFTRHSGDVLLNLNELRRRGILTDTTLVVGSVQLRAHCAVLVACSGFFYSLYSHRTLLQGRGRGSEEHLSTVSLPDTLDPSSISLLLDFMYTSRLPLTPSVVSGVLGAATYLQMDHVADACREFMQLHCREKTSVRRPPLELDSAVSLSPVDPKRVDPPYPDSQKFLTGAIATRLPEDVGGSLKPGAFPTCQPGSTRLKEGPESPQMCSPSPESPARSNCHPNSPSESNTCNKNLVADVKASPDPKACNWKKYKYIVLNPLCAATSVKEEDTEEPASRSSPTANGKGPTPNPPTEEWSGEVPGQIIRQGQASCYEGSGRAPPLGPPPSVDHATVPPPSQVERETKHQPAIKHESYYVPYCYSGSPQGTKPACTGGDKPYRCNVCGAQFNRPANLKTHSRIHSGEKPYRCDTCGARFVQVAHLRAHILIHTGEKPYPCHTCGTRFRHLQTLKSHLRIHTGEKPYNCEKCDLHFRHKSQLRLHLRQKHGAVTNTKIRYKVLAEPFQPVLQAY
- the trip6 gene encoding LOW QUALITY PROTEIN: thyroid receptor-interacting protein 6 (The sequence of the model RefSeq protein was modified relative to this genomic sequence to represent the inferred CDS: inserted 1 base in 1 codon), encoding MSGPTWLPPRTLDSPERAGPQMSQPAGSAVYRAPNKMMGGMSDFRPKYGPYDPNGGGGGGGRYMASAPTGGPVHHLSDHYYSPTCGPKEDRNWSPHVDGYEFMHRGPEKPASYHSKIDADIDSLTSMLADLDSHTQDSSAQLYDNVPYNKYLSGDHXKSAHQNAGSPQSRPAMGYPPHPQSQYHPGSPYSSESPQYSSSHQQDYYTSSSSAPKPYPQPVPASYTTASTPTGPRFSVQVKTAQPVTYSQTGRQAEQAYTPPPPRQHAPRPPPQSQANLQGWYPPHQAQEMHAEAGYKGASGSVGRVNQVPLSKRGTENNQTGSGDLQTLSYQSNKGAVNTRPEEELDRLTKKLVYDMNHPPSEDYFGRCARCGENVVGDGSGCIAMEQVFHVECFTCITCHARLRGQPFYALDKKSYCESCYISTLERCSKCSKPILDRILRAMGKAYHPRCFTCVVCNCCLDGVPFTVDATSQIHCIEDFHRKYAPRCSVCGEPIMPEQGQEETVRIVALDRSFHVNCYVCEECGLLLSSEGEGRGCYPLDGHILCKSCSAQRIQDLSAKISTDC